One candidate division KSB1 bacterium genomic window carries:
- a CDS encoding ABC transporter ATP-binding protein: MIEIVKLWKIFEDNEVLRGVNLTIGKGHTTAIIGSSGSGKTVLLKHIMGLLKPDSGCVFLTGTCVTDLSYEGLKSIRKKMAMVFQGAALFDSMTVAENVGIGLYRHTDLNSKEIQKRVTECLEMVDLHDIEKLSPAELSGGMKKRVAIARAIAMRPKILLYDEPTTGLDPIRANSINDLIVNLQNQLDVTSVVVTHDMNSVERVADFVAFLYNGVIHFEGTVEELENSDDVVLHNFVNGIDEVEAGQT; the protein is encoded by the coding sequence ATGATCGAAATTGTTAAATTATGGAAAATCTTCGAAGACAACGAAGTCTTGCGAGGGGTTAATTTAACAATCGGCAAGGGACATACAACCGCGATCATCGGCAGCAGTGGTTCCGGGAAAACCGTCCTTTTAAAACATATCATGGGACTGTTGAAACCGGACAGCGGGTGTGTTTTTTTGACCGGCACCTGTGTCACGGATTTATCTTACGAGGGGCTTAAATCCATACGTAAAAAAATGGCCATGGTTTTTCAAGGAGCGGCACTGTTTGATTCAATGACCGTCGCCGAAAACGTCGGCATCGGGTTATACCGGCACACCGATCTCAATTCGAAAGAAATCCAGAAAAGAGTCACTGAGTGCCTGGAAATGGTCGACTTGCATGACATTGAAAAACTATCCCCGGCGGAATTGAGCGGCGGCATGAAAAAAAGAGTTGCGATTGCCCGCGCCATTGCCATGAGACCGAAGATTCTTCTTTACGACGAACCGACAACCGGCCTCGACCCTATTCGCGCCAACTCAATAAACGACTTAATTGTAAATTTGCAAAACCAGTTAGACGTCACATCCGTCGTGGTGACGCATGACATGAACAGCGTCGAACGAGTGGCAGATTTTGTGGCCTTTTTATATAACGGTGTCATTCATTTCGAAGGCACGGTTGAAGAACTTGAAAATTCAGATGACGTTGTTTTGCACAACTTCGTGAATGGGATCGATGAAGTTGAAGCAGGTCAAACTTAG
- a CDS encoding MCE family protein yields the protein MRKIGAEVASGVAIFLAFIILIAGFLFLKNTLFETGTYTLLIEFNDITGLEPADMVSVSGLRIGKVDDFELRGLKVFVTISISPDVQLPTDSHAQIKSLGMVGEKFIDIRPGTSSNFLKDGDTLQGKSVSDFSDLTGSAEGLMLQAEELLGNIKIAFKNIFDAQGQADLKETLAHLRSLSATLNNNSGHIAKTLMNIDSLSTNLSEILSARRGEVESSIKNFSEASNMLEGLTSKMDKSMTSVQSLLAKIENEEGSVGKVIAKDDLYNDLRHLTAELDTLVQDLKKRPQKYLNLGFIKFF from the coding sequence ATGAGAAAAATTGGAGCGGAAGTCGCATCCGGTGTAGCGATTTTTCTGGCCTTTATTATTTTGATTGCAGGATTTCTTTTCTTGAAAAACACCCTGTTTGAAACCGGCACCTATACTCTTTTAATTGAATTTAACGACATCACCGGGCTGGAACCGGCTGACATGGTCAGCGTTTCCGGATTGAGAATTGGAAAAGTCGACGACTTTGAACTTAGGGGGCTCAAAGTATTCGTCACGATATCAATTAGTCCGGATGTTCAATTGCCGACCGACTCCCATGCTCAAATAAAAAGCCTTGGCATGGTCGGAGAAAAATTTATCGATATTAGGCCGGGGACGTCTTCAAACTTTTTGAAAGATGGCGATACCCTGCAAGGTAAAAGCGTCAGCGATTTCTCAGATCTCACTGGCTCGGCTGAGGGGTTGATGCTGCAGGCAGAAGAACTTCTCGGCAACATTAAGATTGCATTTAAAAATATTTTTGACGCCCAGGGACAGGCGGACTTAAAAGAAACCCTCGCACATTTAAGAAGTCTTTCGGCGACTCTGAATAATAATTCAGGTCATATTGCAAAAACTCTGATGAACATCGACAGTCTCTCCACGAATTTGAGTGAAATTCTCAGCGCTCGCCGGGGAGAGGTGGAATCTTCCATTAAAAATTTCTCGGAGGCTTCGAACATGTTAGAAGGTCTGACCAGCAAGATGGACAAGTCCATGACAAGCGTGCAGAGTTTACTTGCAAAAATTGAAAACGAGGAAGGTTCGGTAGGAAAAGTTATCGCAAAAGACGATCTTTATAACGATCTTCGCCACCTCACCGCAGAGTTGGATACATTAGTTCAGGATTTAAAAAAACGTCCGCAAAAATATCTGAATTTAGGGTTCATTAAATTTTTTTAG
- a CDS encoding DUF971 domain-containing protein, with protein MLPIDIKKTSENQLTIVWDDGHESSFTMKMLRKECPCATCKNARSSQSQGSLKVLSPGEIILDNIQIKEAEIVGRYAVQFTWSDGHHEGIYAFDMLRELCECEACKYEGKIV; from the coding sequence ATGCTTCCCATTGACATTAAAAAAACATCCGAAAATCAGTTGACTATCGTTTGGGACGATGGTCACGAAAGTTCTTTCACAATGAAAATGCTTAGAAAGGAGTGCCCGTGCGCCACCTGCAAAAATGCCCGAAGCAGTCAAAGTCAGGGTTCGCTAAAAGTCCTTTCTCCCGGCGAAATCATCCTGGACAATATTCAAATAAAAGAAGCAGAAATAGTCGGTAGATATGCAGTGCAATTCACCTGGAGTGACGGACATCATGAAGGGATTTACGCTTTCGACATGTTACGTGAATTGTGTGAGTGCGAGGCATGTAAATATGAAGGCAAAATAGTTTGA
- a CDS encoding ABC transporter ATP-binding protein: protein MLALETQDLTKRFNRGKITALEDVTLSVKEGVIFGLLGPNGAGKTTLIKIVLGILFPTSGSATVLERPINDIQIKEKIGYLPENHRYPDFLKGGEVLDYFARLSAVEKNRLKRNKAELLKLVNLEKWENTKIKKYSKGMQQRLGLAQAMMNDPNILFLDEPTDGVDPIGRKEIREVLLHFKEEGKTIFLNSHLLSEVEMICDEVAILDKGKLIRRGTVEELTSYSKTFKIQTSKVTKTLLDGLKPHTIEMDQQNSCIQVTVASQKNLNAIIDHLRANDIDIKGVVPHKQSLEESFIEILKKDIVEE from the coding sequence ATGTTAGCACTTGAAACCCAGGATTTAACCAAACGATTTAATCGTGGTAAGATCACCGCACTGGAAGACGTTACACTTTCCGTTAAGGAAGGCGTCATTTTTGGCCTTTTGGGACCAAACGGTGCTGGCAAAACCACTTTAATCAAAATTGTGCTTGGCATTCTTTTTCCAACATCCGGTTCAGCAACAGTTCTGGAACGGCCGATTAATGACATCCAGATAAAAGAGAAGATCGGCTATCTGCCGGAAAACCACCGTTACCCAGATTTTCTCAAAGGGGGTGAAGTTCTCGACTATTTTGCACGGTTGTCTGCCGTAGAAAAAAACCGGCTGAAGAGAAATAAAGCTGAGCTTCTGAAACTGGTTAATCTTGAAAAATGGGAAAACACGAAGATTAAAAAATACTCCAAAGGAATGCAGCAGCGGCTGGGATTAGCCCAGGCTATGATGAACGATCCGAACATCCTTTTTCTTGATGAACCCACCGACGGCGTTGACCCGATTGGCAGAAAAGAGATTCGAGAGGTTCTGTTGCATTTCAAGGAGGAAGGAAAAACCATATTTTTAAATTCTCACCTTCTATCTGAAGTCGAAATGATCTGCGATGAAGTGGCAATTCTGGACAAAGGCAAGCTTATTCGCCGCGGCACGGTTGAGGAACTGACCTCGTATTCAAAGACGTTTAAAATTCAAACTTCCAAAGTAACGAAGACTCTGTTGGATGGACTTAAACCTCACACGATAGAAATGGATCAACAGAACAGCTGCATTCAGGTAACGGTGGCCAGTCAAAAAAATCTAAATGCTATTATCGATCATTTGCGAGCAAACGATATCGACATTAAAGGTGTGGTTCCTCACAAACAAAGCCTTGAAGAGAGTTTTATCGAAATCCTGAAGAAAGATATTGTAGAAGAATGA